The following coding sequences lie in one Hippopotamus amphibius kiboko isolate mHipAmp2 chromosome 7, mHipAmp2.hap2, whole genome shotgun sequence genomic window:
- the BIK gene encoding bcl-2-interacting killer produces MVEMYELGVTIPVSQEAQEPQRRVDRPPLRQAHGNGGVPGRRPRGRAGAGPGGVYGRARGPLAVDNTPPGSSPADAAAAAAAAADAREEMYQARPLSRNLFLYTFLQNHGPGFLDDQGAGVTNILDFHPVSPNSDSPHYLAMQLASIADEMELRLLLPQFVEPIWMTMYSLFFPYSHVGLRDVLRSFMVAFTNLRENRRLRSFLTLRDRVSPSLWPELALSLLVVVMLSWG; encoded by the exons GCCCAGGAGCCCCAGAGGAGGGTGGACCGCCCCCCGCTACGGCAGGCCCATGGGAATGGAGGTGTG CCGGGGAGGCGGCCccgggggcgggccggggcggggcccggcggTGTATACGGTCGCGCGCGCGGGCCCCTCGCCGTAGACAATACGCCTCCCGGCTCGAGCCCTGcggacgccgccgccgccgccgccgcagccgccgaCGCGAG agaagaaatgTATCAAGCAAGACCCCTCTCTAGGAACCTCTTTTTATACACCTTCCTGCAAAACCATGGCCCTGGCTTCCTGGACGACCAAGGAGCCGGCGTAACCAACATCTTGGATTTCCACCCTGTCTCCCCCAACAG CGACAGCCCCCACTACTTGGCCATGCAGCTGGCCTCCATTGCCGACGAGATGGAGCTGAGGTTGCTGCTGCCGCAGTTCGTCGAGCCCATCTGGATGACCATGTACAG CTTGTTTTTCCCCTATAGCCACGTAGGACTGAGGGATGttcttaggagttttatggttgcTTTCACCAACCTCAGGGAGAACAGAAGACTCCGGAGCTTCCTGACCCTCAGGGACAGG GTGTCCCCCAGCCTGTGGCCCGAGCTGGCGCTGTccctgctggtggtggtgatgctcaGCTGGGGGTGA